In Vitis vinifera cultivar Pinot Noir 40024 chromosome 11, ASM3070453v1, a genomic segment contains:
- the LOC100259336 gene encoding stress-response A/B barrel domain-containing protein UP3, with amino-acid sequence MSSSSQIIEHVVLFKVKDETEPAKVSGWLSGLNGLASLDQVLHLSAGPIHRDLSSAFKFTHMLHSRYSSKEDLSGYSGHPSHLRVVKELGSPILEDLMAVDWVADDLSGPVVPRPGSAMRLTIMKLKGGLGDEEKAKILGAIGDIKDCLGSLNQMTYGENFSPARAKGFSIASVAIFPGLNELEALDSNPELVQLQRDKVRDLLDRVIVLDYVVPPPQSASLS; translated from the coding sequence ATGTCGTCGTCGTCGCAGATAATCGAACACGTCGTCCTCTTCAAGGTCAAGGACGAGACGGAGCCGGCGAAGGTCTCCGGCTGGTTGTCCGGACTCAACGGCCTGGCCTCTCTCGACCAGGTACTCCACCTCTCGGCCGGGCCCATCCATCGGGACCTATCGTCAGCGTTCAAGTTCACTCACATGCTTCACAGTCGCTATAGCTCCAAGGAAGATCTAAGTGGCTACTCTGGGCATCCGAGCCACTTGAGAGTGGTGAAAGAGTTGGGTTCGCCGATCTTGGAGGACCTGATGGCCGTCGATTGGGTGGCTGATGATCTTTCCGGTCCGGTGGTGCCGCGGCCGGGGTCGGCGATGAGACTGACGATCATGAAGTTGAAGGGGGGTTTGGGAGATGAGGAGAAGGCGAAGATCTTGGGAGCGATCGGGGATATTAAGGATTGTCTTGGATCGTTAAATCAGATGACTTATGGTGAGAATTTCTCGCCCGCGAGGGCCAAAGGGTTTTCGATTGCATCGGTTGCGATCTTTCCGGgattgaatgaattggaggccTTGGATTCAAACCCGGAATTGGTGCAGTTGCAGAGGGATAAGGTTAGGGACCTTTTGGACCGCGTGATTGTGCTAGATTACGTGGTTCCACCACCGCAATCTGCTAGCCTTTCATGA
- the LOC100249118 gene encoding stress-response A/B barrel domain-containing protein UP3, with protein MLGLKVRTLFFSPLSSSPKPHLKPYSLSSPSNFCIRMSSSSASSQIIEHVVLFKVKDETEPAKVAGMMSGLNGLTSLDQVLHLSAGPIHRNRSSMFKFTHMLHSRYSSKEDLSVYSGHPSHMSVVKELVLPICEDVMAVDWVADNISGPVVPRPGSAMRLTFMRLNEGLGDEEKEKVLGAVGEIKDCLGSLDQMTYGENFSPARAKGFSIASIAIFPGLNELEALDSNPEVVQLQKDKVRDLLDRVIVLDYVVPPPQSASL; from the coding sequence ATGTTAGGTTTGAAAGTACGGACACTCTTCTTCTCTCCACTCTCTTCTTCCCCCAAGCCTCATCTCAAGCCCTACTCGCTATCCTCACCGTCCAATTTCTGTATCAGGATGTCGTCGTCGTCAGCATCGTCGCAGATCATCGAACACGTCGTCCTCTTCAAGGTCAAGGACGAGACGGAGCCGGCGAAGGTCGCCGGCATGATGTCCGGACTTAACGGCCTGACCTCTCTCGACCAGGTACTCCACCTCTCGGCCGGGCCCATCCATCGCAACCGATCGTCGATGTTCAAGTTCACTCACATGCTTCACAGTCGCTACAGCTCCAAAGAAGATCTGAGCGTCTACTCTGGGCATCCAAGCCACATGAGCGTGGTGAAAGAGTTGGTTTTGCCTATCTGCGAGGACGTGATGGCCGTCGATTGGGTGGCTGACAATATTTCCGGTCCGGTGGTGCCGCGGCCTGGGTCGGCGATGAGATTGACGTTCATGAGGTTGAATGAGGGTTTGGGAGAtgaggagaaggagaaggtCTTGGGAGCGGTCGGGGAGATTAAGGATTGTCTTGGATCGTTGGATCAGATGACTTATGGTGAGAATTTCTCGCCCGCGAGGGCCAAAGGGTTTTCGATTGCGTCGATCGCGATCTTTCCGGGATTGAATGAATTAGAGGCCTTGGATTCAAATCCGGAAGTGGTGCAGTTGCAAAAGGATAAGGTTAGGGACCTTTTGGACCGCGTGATTGTGCTGGATTACGTGGTTCCACCACCGCAATCTGCTAGCCTTTGA
- the LOC100245792 gene encoding acyl-CoA-binding protein: MALQEEFKEFSEKAKSLPPTTMDADKLVLYGLYKQATVGTVDTNRPGIFSPKERAKWDAWKAVEGKTKEEAMSDYIVKVKQLQEGTSA, encoded by the exons ATGGCTTTACAG GAGGAGTTCAAAGAATTTTCTGAGAAGGCCAAGTCGTTGCCTCCAACAACAATGGATGCAGATAAACTAGTCCTTTACGGGCTTTATAAGCAAGCAACAGTTGGAACTGTTGACACAA ATCGACCAGGAATCTTCAGCCCAAAAGAGCGGGCGAAATGGGATGCCTGGAAGGCAGTTGAAG GGAAGACAAAAGAAGAAGCAATGAGTGACTACATCGTGAAGGTGAAGCAGTTGCAGGAAGGAACTTCTGCATAA
- the LOC100266287 gene encoding small ribosomal subunit protein uS3y isoform X1: protein MATQMSKKRKFVADGVFFAELNEVLTRELAEDGYSGVEVRVTPMRTEIIIRATRTQNVLGEKGRRIRELTSVVQKRFKFPENSVELYAEKVNNRGLCAVAQAESLRYKLLGGLAVRRACYGVLRFIMESGAKGCEVIVSGKLRAQRAKSMKFKDGYMISSGQPVKEYIDSAVRHVLLRQVCFTHPVDLFMLLFVNILNHCGGSYGCLPSLQLCPDHVLDCLPSNRVYLVSRSRSCLIGIPRESKAPKRLSLILSPSTLPRKKKNTSGLKSWQLILRSQRLNPPVITTALKLDTSAICNLEFFSTFKF, encoded by the exons ATGGCGACTCAAATGAGCAAGAAGAGAAAG TTCGTAGCTGATGGAGTTTTCTTTGCTGAGCTGAACGAGGTTCTCACCAGAGAGCTGGCCGAGGATGGCTACTCTGGTGTCGAGGTTAGGGTTACGCCAATGCGCACTGAAATCATCATCAGAGCCACTCGTACTCAGAACGTTCTTG GTGAGAAAGGGAGgagaattagagaattgacGTCCGTTGTACAAAAGCGATTCAAGTTTCCTGAGAACAGTGTGGAGTTGTATGCCGAGAAAGTCAACAACAGAGGACTTTGTGCTGTTGCTCAGGCCGAATCGCTACGGTACAAGCTCCTTGGAGGCCTTGCCGTTCGCAG GGCCTGCTATGGTGTTTTGAGATTCATTATGGAAAGTGGGGCAAAGGGATGTGAG GTGATTGTTAGTGGGAAATTGAGGGCACAACGTGCCAAATCCATGAAGTTTAAGGATGGGTACATGATATCTTCTGGTCAGCCAGTCAAGGAATATATTGACTCAGCTGTGAGACATGTGCTTCTAAGACAGGTTTGCTTCACTCACCCAGTTGATCTGTTCATGCTTCTTTTTGTTAACATCCTCAACCATTGCGGTGGTTCATACGGTTGCTTACCTTCATTGCAATTGTGTCCTGATCATGTTCTGGATTGCTTGCCATCAAACAGGGTGTACTTGGTATCAAGGTCAAGATCATGCTTGATTGGGATCCCAAGGGAAAGCAAGGCCCCAAAACGCCTCTCCCTGATCTTGTCACCATCCACACtcccaaggaagaagaagaatacaTCAGGCCTGAAAAGTTGGCAACTGATATTGAGGTCCCAACGGCTTAATCCCCCTGTGATTACTACTGCCCTAAAATTAGATACCAGTGCCATATGTAATCTGGAATTTTTTAGCACATTTAAATTTTGA
- the LOC100266287 gene encoding small ribosomal subunit protein uS3x isoform X2, with the protein MATQMSKKRKFVADGVFFAELNEVLTRELAEDGYSGVEVRVTPMRTEIIIRATRTQNVLGEKGRRIRELTSVVQKRFKFPENSVELYAEKVNNRGLCAVAQAESLRYKLLGGLAVRRACYGVLRFIMESGAKGCEVIVSGKLRAQRAKSMKFKDGYMISSGQPVKEYIDSAVRHVLLRQGVLGIKVKIMLDWDPKGKQGPKTPLPDLVTIHTPKEEEEYIRPEKLATDIEVPTA; encoded by the exons ATGGCGACTCAAATGAGCAAGAAGAGAAAG TTCGTAGCTGATGGAGTTTTCTTTGCTGAGCTGAACGAGGTTCTCACCAGAGAGCTGGCCGAGGATGGCTACTCTGGTGTCGAGGTTAGGGTTACGCCAATGCGCACTGAAATCATCATCAGAGCCACTCGTACTCAGAACGTTCTTG GTGAGAAAGGGAGgagaattagagaattgacGTCCGTTGTACAAAAGCGATTCAAGTTTCCTGAGAACAGTGTGGAGTTGTATGCCGAGAAAGTCAACAACAGAGGACTTTGTGCTGTTGCTCAGGCCGAATCGCTACGGTACAAGCTCCTTGGAGGCCTTGCCGTTCGCAG GGCCTGCTATGGTGTTTTGAGATTCATTATGGAAAGTGGGGCAAAGGGATGTGAG GTGATTGTTAGTGGGAAATTGAGGGCACAACGTGCCAAATCCATGAAGTTTAAGGATGGGTACATGATATCTTCTGGTCAGCCAGTCAAGGAATATATTGACTCAGCTGTGAGACATGTGCTTCTAAGACAG GGTGTACTTGGTATCAAGGTCAAGATCATGCTTGATTGGGATCCCAAGGGAAAGCAAGGCCCCAAAACGCCTCTCCCTGATCTTGTCACCATCCACACtcccaaggaagaagaagaatacaTCAGGCCTGAAAAGTTGGCAACTGATATTGAGGTCCCAACGGCTTAA